A stretch of the Agromyces larvae genome encodes the following:
- a CDS encoding glycoside hydrolase family 13 protein translates to MTSDWWRTAAIYQIYPRSFADANGDGMGDLAGITSRLGSLQELGIDAIWLSPFYTSPQKDAGYDVADYCDIDPLFGTLADFDAMLAEAHARGIRVIVDLVPNHSSDRHEWFQAALAAAPGSAERARYLFRDGRGADGELPPNNWESVFGGRAWTRVTEPDGTPGQWYLHLFDSSQPDFDWQNEEVREEFRRILRFWLDRGVDGFRVDVAHGLIKADGLPDWTPAEGAGSMGGAGGVSDTLGDEASGVALEPEISEEEGDGAPYWAQEGVHEVYRDWRKLLDEYPGERILAAEAWVDPLSKVAKWVRPDEMHQSFNFAYLETPWKAAALRKVIDESLAAFGSVGAPSTWVLSNHDVVRHATRLSVTADNPQGHGLGPRSQGIPEYAPGLRRARAATALMLALPGSVYLYQGEELGLPEVIDLPDEARQDPTWFRTNGERYGRDGCRVPLPWEAAAPSYGFGPSDAAWLPQPAQWAELARDRQTGDPRSTLSLYRDALALRRSLDLGAGALAWATDLGLPSDVVAFRNAGVLVVANTGTSPVALPAGEVLLASEPLADGTLPADTTAWLRA, encoded by the coding sequence ATGACTTCCGACTGGTGGCGTACCGCCGCGATCTACCAGATCTATCCCCGCTCCTTCGCCGACGCGAACGGCGACGGCATGGGGGATCTGGCCGGCATCACCTCGCGCCTCGGGTCGCTGCAGGAGCTCGGCATCGACGCGATCTGGCTCTCGCCGTTCTACACCTCGCCCCAGAAGGACGCCGGCTACGACGTCGCCGACTACTGCGACATCGACCCGCTGTTCGGCACCCTCGCCGACTTCGACGCCATGCTCGCCGAGGCGCACGCCCGAGGCATCCGGGTCATCGTCGACCTCGTCCCGAACCACTCGTCCGACCGCCACGAGTGGTTCCAGGCCGCGCTCGCCGCCGCGCCCGGCAGCGCCGAGCGCGCCCGCTACCTCTTCCGCGACGGCCGCGGCGCCGACGGCGAACTGCCGCCCAACAACTGGGAGTCGGTCTTCGGCGGCCGCGCCTGGACCCGCGTCACCGAGCCCGACGGCACGCCCGGCCAGTGGTACCTGCACCTGTTCGACTCGTCGCAGCCCGACTTCGACTGGCAGAACGAGGAGGTGCGCGAGGAGTTCCGCCGCATCCTGCGCTTCTGGCTCGACCGCGGCGTCGACGGCTTCCGCGTCGACGTCGCCCACGGACTCATCAAGGCCGACGGCCTGCCCGACTGGACCCCGGCCGAGGGCGCCGGATCCATGGGCGGCGCCGGCGGCGTCTCGGACACGCTCGGCGACGAGGCATCCGGAGTCGCCCTCGAACCCGAGATCAGCGAAGAAGAAGGCGACGGCGCCCCGTACTGGGCGCAGGAGGGCGTGCACGAGGTCTACCGCGACTGGCGGAAGCTGCTCGACGAGTACCCCGGCGAGCGCATCCTCGCCGCTGAGGCCTGGGTCGACCCGCTGTCGAAGGTCGCCAAGTGGGTGCGGCCCGACGAGATGCACCAGTCGTTCAACTTCGCCTACCTCGAGACGCCGTGGAAGGCCGCCGCGCTGCGCAAGGTCATCGACGAGTCGCTCGCCGCGTTCGGCTCGGTCGGCGCACCGTCGACCTGGGTGCTCTCGAACCACGACGTCGTGCGGCATGCGACCCGGCTCTCGGTGACCGCCGACAACCCGCAGGGCCACGGCCTCGGGCCGCGCTCGCAGGGCATCCCCGAGTACGCTCCCGGTCTGCGCCGCGCCCGCGCCGCGACCGCGCTCATGCTCGCGCTGCCCGGCTCGGTCTACCTCTACCAGGGCGAGGAGCTCGGCCTGCCCGAGGTCATCGACCTGCCCGACGAGGCCCGGCAGGACCCGACCTGGTTCCGTACGAACGGCGAGCGCTACGGTCGCGACGGATGCCGCGTGCCGCTGCCCTGGGAGGCCGCCGCGCCGTCCTACGGCTTCGGACCGTCGGATGCCGCGTGGCTGCCGCAGCCCGCGCAGTGGGCCGAGCTCGCGCGCGACCGGCAGACCGGCGACCCGCGCTCGACGCTCTCGCTCTACCGCGACGCCCTGGCGCTGCGCCGCTCGCTCGACCTCGGTGCGGGTGCGCTCGCCTGGGCGACCGACCTCGGCCTGCCGTCCGACGTGGTGGCGTTCCGCAACGCCGGCGTGCTCGTGGTGGCGAACACCGGCACGAGCCCGGTCGCGCTGCCGGCGGGCGAGGTCCTGCTCGCCTCCGAGCCCCTCGCCGACGGCACCCTGCCGGCCGACACCACCGCCTGGCTCCGCGCGTAG
- a CDS encoding sugar ABC transporter substrate-binding protein has translation MRVNTKSLLAAGAVAVVATLGLAGCAGGDDGSSNANESASSTLTVWVDAERVDALQGAADAYTEKTGVKVDLVGKDNADIKDDFIQQAPTGKGPDVVMGAHDWLGELSTNGVVAPLELGDSAADYLQVAIDASTYEGTVYMLPYAVENIAVLRNADLVPEPAANFDDMIAKGQAAGLTQPFVVEQGAEGNPYHLYPFQTAFGAPVFGSDENGYNPDDLQIGNAGGEQFATWLGSQGKNGTGVFNTDIDGDIAKDSFLTGKSAFWLTGPWNVGAAVDAGINVAIDPVPSPTDQVASPFAGVKGFFVSAESKNKVAANDFLVNYLGTEDVQLELFEAGNVLPALSAAAETASSDPIVAGFAAVGADAVPMPAIPAMGAVWQYWGIAQAEIINGADPVSTWQKLTADVQAAIAG, from the coding sequence ATGAGGGTGAACACGAAGAGCCTGCTCGCTGCCGGGGCTGTCGCGGTCGTCGCGACGCTCGGTCTCGCGGGCTGCGCCGGCGGCGACGACGGTTCGTCGAACGCGAACGAGTCCGCTTCGAGCACGCTGACCGTCTGGGTCGACGCCGAGCGCGTGGACGCACTGCAGGGCGCAGCCGACGCCTACACTGAGAAGACCGGCGTGAAGGTCGACCTGGTCGGCAAGGACAACGCCGACATCAAGGACGACTTCATCCAGCAGGCGCCCACCGGCAAGGGCCCCGACGTGGTCATGGGCGCGCACGACTGGCTGGGCGAGCTCTCGACCAACGGCGTCGTCGCCCCGCTCGAGCTCGGCGACTCGGCCGCCGACTACCTCCAGGTCGCGATCGACGCGTCGACCTACGAGGGCACCGTCTACATGCTGCCGTACGCGGTCGAGAACATCGCCGTGCTGCGCAACGCCGACCTCGTTCCCGAGCCCGCCGCGAACTTCGACGACATGATCGCCAAGGGCCAGGCCGCCGGCCTCACCCAGCCGTTCGTCGTCGAGCAGGGCGCCGAGGGCAACCCGTACCACCTCTACCCGTTCCAGACCGCGTTCGGTGCGCCCGTGTTCGGCTCCGACGAGAACGGCTACAACCCCGACGACCTGCAGATCGGCAACGCCGGCGGCGAGCAGTTCGCGACGTGGCTGGGCAGCCAGGGCAAGAACGGCACCGGTGTGTTCAACACCGACATCGACGGCGACATCGCCAAGGACTCGTTCCTCACCGGCAAGTCGGCGTTCTGGCTCACCGGCCCGTGGAACGTCGGCGCGGCCGTCGACGCCGGCATCAACGTCGCGATCGACCCCGTCCCCAGCCCGACCGACCAGGTCGCCTCGCCGTTCGCCGGCGTGAAGGGCTTCTTCGTCTCGGCCGAGTCGAAGAACAAGGTCGCCGCGAACGACTTCCTGGTGAACTACCTCGGCACCGAGGACGTGCAGCTCGAGCTGTTCGAGGCCGGCAACGTCCTCCCGGCGCTGAGCGCCGCCGCCGAGACCGCGTCGAGCGACCCGATCGTCGCGGGCTTCGCCGCCGTCGGCGCGGACGCCGTGCCGATGCCGGCCATCCCCGCCATGGGTGCGGTCTGGCAGTACTGGGGCATCGCGCAGGCCGAGATCATCAACGGCGCCGACCCCGTGTCGACCTGGCAGAAGCTGACCGCCGACGTGCAGGCGGCCATCGCAGGGTAG
- a CDS encoding ABC transporter permease subunit has translation MSMITENDPAVEAAAPPPTKRQRRAAAIADAASGGWKVLVLKLLLLAIVDAIALFALLVLAGAGQWVVAAIVVAVTAIVNWIYFSRRKLPAKYLTPGVIFLVVFQVFVLVYTGYVAFTNYGTGHNGSREQAVSSLMASSLERVEDSPTYPVTVVDRLGTLGLLVTDPESGDAFVGTNDEPLTEVDAEFDGDRAVTADGWTSLQFADVLARTDEVSALAVRYSDDPNDGAIRTPDGTSGYRYISTLEYDEAAGTMTDLTTGTVYADTGVGAFTAEDGSQLLPGWQITIGFDNFVRAVTDTRLAGPLVYVTIWTFVFALVSVASTFFLGLFLAIVFNDMRMRGRKFYRVLMIIPYAIPSFLSALIWAGMMNQSFGFINQVLFGGASIPWLTDPTLAKFSILLVNLWLGFPYMFLVCTGALQSIPDELQEAATVDGAKPWAIFRLIKLPLLLVSVAPLLIASFAFNFNNFNVIYMLTDGGPRDSNAPIPVGFTDILITMVYKVAFTGQMRDYGLASAYSIIIFIIVAVISIIAFRRTKSLEELN, from the coding sequence ATGTCGATGATCACCGAGAACGATCCAGCGGTCGAGGCTGCCGCCCCGCCCCCCACGAAACGGCAGCGACGCGCTGCCGCCATCGCCGACGCGGCATCCGGGGGCTGGAAGGTGCTCGTCCTCAAGCTGCTGCTGCTCGCGATCGTCGACGCCATCGCCCTGTTCGCGCTCCTGGTGCTCGCCGGCGCCGGGCAGTGGGTCGTCGCCGCCATCGTGGTCGCGGTCACCGCGATCGTCAACTGGATCTACTTCTCGAGGCGCAAGCTTCCCGCGAAGTACCTCACGCCCGGGGTCATCTTCCTCGTGGTGTTCCAGGTGTTCGTGCTCGTCTACACGGGCTACGTCGCCTTCACCAACTACGGCACCGGCCACAACGGCAGCCGCGAGCAGGCCGTGTCGTCGCTCATGGCGTCGTCGCTCGAGCGGGTCGAGGACTCGCCGACCTACCCCGTCACGGTCGTCGACCGGCTGGGCACCCTCGGGCTGCTGGTCACCGACCCCGAGTCGGGTGACGCGTTCGTCGGCACCAACGACGAACCGCTGACCGAGGTCGACGCCGAGTTCGACGGCGACCGGGCGGTCACCGCCGACGGATGGACCTCGCTGCAGTTCGCCGACGTGCTGGCCCGCACCGACGAGGTCAGCGCGCTCGCCGTGCGCTACTCGGACGACCCGAACGACGGCGCCATCCGCACGCCCGACGGCACGAGCGGGTACCGGTACATCTCGACCCTCGAGTACGACGAGGCGGCCGGCACCATGACCGACCTCACCACCGGCACCGTCTACGCCGACACGGGCGTGGGCGCCTTCACCGCCGAGGACGGTTCGCAGCTGCTGCCCGGCTGGCAGATCACGATCGGCTTCGACAACTTCGTGCGCGCCGTCACCGACACCCGCCTCGCCGGCCCGCTCGTCTACGTCACGATCTGGACGTTCGTGTTCGCGCTCGTGAGCGTGGCATCCACCTTCTTCCTCGGTCTGTTCCTCGCCATCGTCTTCAACGACATGCGGATGCGCGGGCGCAAGTTCTACCGAGTGCTGATGATCATCCCGTATGCGATCCCGTCGTTCCTGTCGGCGCTGATCTGGGCGGGCATGATGAACCAGAGCTTCGGCTTCATCAACCAGGTGCTGTTCGGCGGGGCGTCCATCCCGTGGCTCACCGATCCGACGCTCGCGAAGTTCTCGATCCTGCTCGTGAACCTGTGGCTCGGGTTCCCGTACATGTTCCTGGTGTGCACGGGTGCGCTGCAGTCGATCCCCGACGAGCTGCAGGAGGCGGCGACCGTCGACGGCGCGAAGCCGTGGGCGATCTTCCGGCTCATCAAGCTGCCGCTGCTGCTGGTATCGGTCGCGCCGCTGCTCATCGCATCGTTCGCGTTCAACTTCAACAACTTCAACGTGATCTACATGCTGACCGACGGCGGGCCGCGCGACTCGAACGCGCCGATCCCGGTCGGCTTCACCGACATCCTCATCACGATGGTCTACAAGGTCGCGTTCACCGGGCAGATGCGCGATTACGGGCTCGCCAGCGCCTACTCGATCATCATCTTCATCATCGTCGCGGTGATCTCGATCATCGCCTTCCGCCGCACCAAGAGCCTCGAGGAGCTGAACTGA
- a CDS encoding sugar ABC transporter permease: MADASVSIARRPFRFDRWFRATGWRHIVGVVMVVFSLFPVMFVLSSSLNPKGTLTGSNALFSTIGLDSYVRILTDPQVPFAQWFGNTLMIAGITAVLTTFLGALAAYSFSRMRFAGRRVGLISIVVVQMFPQLLAVVAIFLLMSAIGDLFPAIGLNTHIGLIMVYLGGALGVNTYLMYGFFNTVPSSIDEAAKIDGAGHARIFFTIILRLVAPILAVVALLSFITSVNEFVVASVLLIDTDKQTLAVGLTKLVSNPRYADWSAFSAGAVMSALPVVALFLFLQKYIVGGLTAGAVK; this comes from the coding sequence ATGGCCGACGCATCCGTCTCGATCGCCCGGCGGCCGTTCCGGTTCGACCGCTGGTTCCGCGCGACCGGCTGGCGGCACATCGTCGGCGTCGTCATGGTCGTGTTCTCGCTGTTCCCGGTGATGTTCGTGCTGTCGTCGTCGCTCAACCCGAAGGGCACGCTGACCGGGTCGAACGCGCTGTTCTCGACGATCGGGCTGGACAGCTACGTGCGGATCCTCACCGACCCGCAGGTGCCGTTCGCGCAGTGGTTCGGCAACACGCTGATGATCGCCGGCATCACGGCCGTGCTGACCACGTTCCTCGGCGCGCTCGCCGCGTACTCGTTCTCGCGCATGCGGTTCGCCGGGCGCCGGGTCGGACTGATCTCGATCGTGGTCGTGCAGATGTTCCCGCAGCTGCTGGCCGTCGTCGCGATCTTCCTGCTGATGAGCGCGATCGGCGACCTGTTCCCCGCGATCGGGCTGAACACGCACATCGGGCTCATCATGGTGTACCTCGGCGGCGCGCTCGGCGTGAACACGTACCTCATGTACGGGTTCTTCAACACGGTGCCGTCGTCGATCGACGAGGCCGCGAAGATCGACGGCGCGGGCCACGCCCGTATCTTCTTCACGATCATCCTGCGGCTGGTCGCGCCGATCCTCGCGGTGGTCGCGCTGCTCAGCTTCATCACGAGCGTGAACGAGTTCGTCGTGGCATCCGTGCTGCTCATCGACACCGACAAGCAGACGCTGGCCGTCGGGCTCACGAAGCTCGTGTCGAACCCGCGCTACGCCGACTGGAGTGCGTTCTCGGCGGGTGCGGTCATGTCGGCGCTGCCGGTGGTCGCGCTGTTCCTGTTCCTGCAGAAGTACATCGTCGGCGGGCTGACAGCGGGTGCGGTGAAGTAG
- a CDS encoding glycoside hydrolase family 13 protein — MLAPHHDGSALHVSTLAPTLGEVVQVRLRVPRSFGPLAWVGTRSNPNREPRFDQARRLGGGGLPSTGSGSFGGGGLPSTGSGSFGGGGLPSTGSGSFGGWGLPSTGSGSFGGGGLPSTGSGSFRDGWDWYEASVEVENPVHGYRWLLVGADGRQHWLSQAGLSAVETRDHDDFRLVAHPAAPAWAAGSILYQVFPDRFAKSDASLYDARRAAGDLPEWLIPADWDDAVDPEPPGRSHQVFGGDLDGVRERLDHLASLGVDLLYLTPVFPARSNHRYDASTFDRVDDLLGGDDALVRLVEAAHARGIRVIGDLTSNHSGDAHEWFRAAQDAVRSGTDAAERGFYFFRPDGSYESWLGVPSLPKFDWSSAELRRRFVEGPDSVVAKYLRAPFHLDGWRIDVANMTGRLGDVDLNGEVRRAIRRTMLEVNPDTILLAESTNDAAADFQGDAWHGAMTYAPFTRPLWSWLQRPGSPAGGGIGFALGRVPSFTGRQFVDAHLRFAAGFPWRVRLATMNALDTHDTPRFATNARPGTVPVAFGLAVTMPGIPVIWAGDELGLTAVDGEASRTPMPWAAIDAGDDPAMASTLDTYRTLARLRREHPVLATGGIRWVAVGDEAVAFVREAADASVLVFAARSAARLEVPAGALPQPGGSIGSDAPPAAPLVAFGSARVAASGQVSGGASDRLSLESDGPAFAAWALPGAAAPAA, encoded by the coding sequence ATGCTCGCACCGCACCATGACGGGTCGGCCCTGCACGTGTCGACGCTCGCGCCGACGCTCGGCGAGGTGGTACAGGTTCGGCTGCGGGTGCCGCGCTCGTTCGGGCCGCTCGCCTGGGTGGGCACCCGATCCAACCCGAACCGGGAGCCGCGGTTCGATCAGGCGCGGCGGCTCGGCGGCGGGGGTCTCCCTTCGACAGGCTCAGGGAGCTTCGGCGGCGGGGGTCTCCCTTCGACGGGCTCAGGGAGCTTCGGCGGCGGGGGTCTCCCTTCGACGGGCTCAGGGAGCTTCGGCGGCTGGGGTCTCCCTTCGACGGGCTCAGGGAGCTTCGGCGGCGGGGGTCTCCCTTCGACAGGCTCAGGGAGCTTCCGCGACGGCTGGGACTGGTACGAGGCATCCGTCGAGGTCGAGAACCCCGTCCACGGGTACCGCTGGCTGCTGGTCGGCGCCGACGGCCGCCAGCACTGGCTGAGCCAGGCGGGGCTGAGCGCGGTCGAGACCCGCGACCACGACGACTTCCGGCTCGTCGCGCACCCGGCCGCGCCCGCCTGGGCGGCCGGCAGCATCCTGTACCAGGTGTTCCCCGACCGGTTCGCGAAGTCGGATGCCTCGCTCTACGACGCGCGGCGCGCAGCGGGCGACCTGCCCGAGTGGCTCATCCCGGCCGACTGGGACGATGCCGTCGACCCAGAGCCGCCGGGCCGATCGCACCAGGTGTTCGGCGGCGACCTCGACGGCGTGCGCGAACGGCTCGACCACCTCGCCTCGCTCGGCGTCGACCTGCTCTACCTGACGCCGGTGTTCCCGGCGCGGTCCAACCACCGCTACGACGCCTCCACGTTCGACCGCGTCGACGACCTGCTCGGCGGCGACGACGCGCTGGTGCGGCTCGTCGAGGCGGCGCATGCCCGGGGCATCCGGGTCATCGGCGACCTGACCAGCAATCACTCGGGCGACGCGCACGAGTGGTTCCGGGCGGCGCAGGACGCGGTGCGTTCGGGCACCGACGCGGCCGAGCGCGGGTTCTACTTCTTCCGCCCCGACGGCTCGTACGAGTCGTGGCTGGGGGTGCCGAGCCTGCCGAAGTTCGACTGGTCGTCGGCCGAGCTGCGGCGCCGGTTCGTCGAGGGGCCGGACTCGGTGGTCGCGAAGTATCTGCGCGCGCCGTTCCATCTCGACGGCTGGCGCATCGACGTCGCGAACATGACGGGCCGGCTCGGCGACGTCGACCTGAACGGCGAGGTGCGCCGGGCGATCCGCCGCACCATGCTCGAGGTGAACCCCGACACCATCCTGCTGGCGGAGTCGACGAACGACGCGGCCGCCGACTTCCAGGGCGACGCCTGGCACGGTGCGATGACGTACGCCCCGTTCACCCGCCCGCTCTGGAGCTGGCTGCAGCGGCCGGGCAGCCCGGCGGGCGGCGGCATCGGGTTCGCGCTCGGGCGGGTGCCGTCGTTCACGGGTCGGCAGTTCGTCGACGCGCACCTGCGGTTCGCGGCCGGGTTCCCGTGGCGGGTGCGGCTCGCGACCATGAACGCGCTCGACACGCACGACACCCCGCGGTTCGCGACGAACGCGCGGCCCGGAACTGTGCCGGTCGCGTTCGGTCTCGCGGTGACGATGCCCGGCATCCCCGTGATCTGGGCGGGCGACGAGCTCGGGCTCACCGCGGTCGACGGCGAAGCGAGCCGCACCCCGATGCCGTGGGCGGCGATCGACGCCGGCGACGACCCGGCGATGGCGTCGACGCTCGACACGTATCGCACGCTCGCCCGGCTGCGTCGCGAACACCCGGTGCTCGCGACGGGCGGCATCCGGTGGGTCGCGGTCGGCGACGAGGCGGTCGCGTTCGTGCGCGAAGCGGCGGATGCCTCGGTGCTGGTGTTCGCGGCGCGCAGCGCCGCACGGCTGGAGGTGCCGGCGGGCGCGCTGCCGCAGCCGGGCGGATCGATCGGGTCGGATGCCCCGCCGGCGGCCCCGCTCGTCGCGTTCGGGTCGGCGCGCGTCGCGGCATCCGGGCAGGTCTCGGGCGGAGCATCCGACCGTCTGTCGCTCGAATCCGACGGCCCCGCTTTCGCGGCGTGGGCGCTGCCCGGCGCGGCCGCACCCGCAGCCTGA
- a CDS encoding PAAR domain-containing protein, with translation MPKGPALRAGDTALCSLSDGPKPHVGGPITPVAAVPTVLIAGMPAAVANGLPGGIVCVSPAPNGIAQGSATVMIGKFPAARLGDLTMHGTPIAPGPGAPTVIIGG, from the coding sequence ATGCCCAAGGGACCAGCGCTCCGCGCGGGTGACACCGCGCTGTGCAGCCTGAGCGACGGACCCAAGCCGCACGTCGGCGGCCCGATCACGCCCGTCGCCGCCGTGCCGACGGTGCTCATCGCGGGCATGCCGGCCGCGGTCGCGAACGGGCTGCCCGGCGGCATCGTGTGCGTCTCGCCCGCCCCGAACGGCATCGCCCAGGGCAGCGCGACGGTGATGATCGGCAAGTTCCCCGCCGCCCGCCTCGGCGACCTGACGATGCACGGCACCCCGATCGCGCCCGGCCCGGGCGCCCCCACGGTGATCATCGGCGGCTGA
- a CDS encoding response regulator transcription factor — translation MTTITGTATRTTVRVYAHDPISEAGVVSALRPRPEVRVVGPDDEPAAVVVVVVDDVDDETLNRLRFLRRNGEARVILVASHLDDQVLVDAVECGVVGLLRRSEATTDRLLSSIASAAAGEGTVPPDLLGRLLEQVGRLQRTVLDPRGITFRGLAAREVDVLRLVAEGWDTAQIAKELCYSERTVKNVLHDVTTRLQLRNRSHAVAYAVREGLI, via the coding sequence ATGACCACGATCACCGGAACCGCCACACGCACCACCGTCCGTGTCTACGCGCACGATCCGATCTCGGAGGCGGGCGTCGTCAGCGCCCTTCGCCCTCGACCCGAGGTGCGGGTCGTCGGACCCGATGACGAACCCGCCGCGGTCGTGGTCGTCGTGGTCGACGACGTCGACGACGAGACGCTGAACCGGCTGCGCTTCCTGCGCCGCAACGGCGAAGCACGGGTCATCCTCGTCGCCTCGCATCTCGACGACCAGGTGCTCGTCGATGCCGTCGAGTGCGGCGTGGTCGGGTTGCTGCGCCGCTCGGAGGCGACCACCGACCGGCTGCTGTCGTCGATCGCGTCGGCGGCGGCGGGCGAGGGCACGGTGCCGCCCGATCTGCTCGGTCGCCTGCTCGAGCAGGTCGGCCGGCTGCAGCGCACCGTGCTCGACCCGCGCGGCATCACGTTCCGCGGGCTCGCGGCGCGCGAGGTCGACGTGCTGCGCCTCGTCGCCGAGGGCTGGGACACCGCGCAGATCGCGAAGGAGCTCTGCTACTCGGAGCGCACCGTGAAGAACGTGCTGCACGACGTGACCACCCGGCTGCAACTGCGCAACCGGTCGCACGCGGTCGCGTACGCGGTGCGCGAGGGCCTGATCTGA
- a CDS encoding DUF4255 domain-containing protein, whose amino-acid sequence MIGEIDEALRKLVKESDGIAADIDVALDAPTKDWAARRNAPTVDLFLYDIREDVRRREYGWSEQRDERGIVTARVPAPRFYKLSYLVTAWTQRPDDEHRLLDALLRCFLKYDAIPDAFLVETLAETGLRCSLSLAMPPPEDRAFADVWSSLGGELKPSLDVVVTAPLSRAVSYPVGPPVTAGVGAQFDALGFGSQDAAFRAAPSGD is encoded by the coding sequence ATGATCGGCGAGATCGACGAGGCGCTGCGCAAGCTCGTCAAGGAATCCGACGGCATCGCCGCCGACATCGACGTCGCGCTCGACGCGCCGACCAAGGACTGGGCGGCCAGGCGCAACGCCCCGACCGTCGACCTGTTCCTCTACGACATCCGCGAGGACGTGCGCCGGCGCGAGTACGGCTGGAGCGAGCAGCGCGACGAGCGCGGCATCGTCACCGCGCGGGTGCCGGCGCCGCGCTTCTACAAACTCTCGTACCTGGTCACGGCGTGGACGCAGCGGCCCGACGACGAGCACCGGCTGCTCGACGCCCTGCTGCGGTGCTTCCTCAAGTACGACGCCATCCCCGACGCGTTCCTGGTCGAGACCCTCGCCGAGACCGGCCTGCGCTGCTCGCTGTCGCTCGCCATGCCGCCGCCGGAGGATCGCGCGTTCGCCGACGTCTGGTCGTCGCTCGGCGGCGAGCTGAAGCCGTCGCTCGACGTCGTCGTCACCGCGCCGCTGTCTCGCGCGGTCAGCTACCCGGTCGGCCCGCCCGTCACCGCCGGGGTGGGCGCGCAGTTCGACGCCCTCGGCTTCGGGAGCCAGGATGCCGCGTTCCGCGCCGCACCCTCAGGAGACTGA